A single Penaeus vannamei isolate JL-2024 chromosome 22, ASM4276789v1, whole genome shotgun sequence DNA region contains:
- the LOC138865802 gene encoding uncharacterized protein: MEVHTASEAPVGRGRRAWVGLHVSLMLLFLMLCMLFLIQRYRDPKTRSIESHDPKTPRPKESQEHDPKMPAQDKTPRQDHETKSETKQPQGKTKGQDPKTRDAQREPLAVTPNPLTLRRTITTSPALAPAHTTLPQTHDNHQPRPRPRPRPRHRPYNPSPNAQQPPATPTPSPPPILPAERLPAQGRITEGAKWASSRGRRPQEGNRAASRDGICLSEHYSPLKRCKTPTDPNTPPPTMYD; the protein is encoded by the exons ATGGAGGTCCACACCGCCTCAGAAGCTCCTGTTGGCCGCGGTAGGAGGGCTTGGGTGGGTCTTCATGTGTCATTGATGTTGCTCTTCTTGATGCTGTGTATGTTATTTCTTATCCAG AGGTACCGAGACCCCAAGACAAGATCTATAGAATCACATGACCCCAAGACCCCGAGACCCAAAGAGTCCCAAGAGCATGACCCCAAGATGCCAGCGCAAGACAAGACCCCACGACAAGACCATGAGACAAAGTCTGAGACAAAACAGCCCCAAGGCAAGACCAAAGGACAAGACCCAAAGACCAGAGACGCCCAAAGAGAACCTCTTGCCGTGACACCAAACCCCCTGACCTTAAG ACGCACGATAACCACcagccccgccctcgcccccgcccacaCAACCCTTCCCCAGACGCACGATAACCACCAgccacgccctcgccctcgcccccgccctcgccacCGCCCATACAACCCTTCCCCAAACGCACAACAGCCACcagccacgcccacgccctcgcccccgcccatACTTCCCGCCGAAAGACTTCCCGCCCAAGGACGCATCACGGAAGGGGCAAAGTGGGCCAGCTCGCGAGGACGACGACCTCAGGAGGGAAATCGGGCGGCGTCACGtgacggg ATTTGTCTCAGTGAACACTATTCACCTCTAAAACGGTGTAAAACTCCCACGGATCCTAATACTCCCCCACCCACAATGTATGACTGA
- the LOC138865801 gene encoding dynein axonemal intermediate chain 7-like, protein MPPKQQGGTRKLSKEEREKLRRLEQERRQREAEEAKIREAEEEEARKQKEAQEAARREEQRREQKRQRKEQLRTTGALLQELDQTMELTRDRIMEEEEWERMMRCDGLPDPTSVPEMNRYLSLWQADPASATLEGALAKTDQVIHVISELENVMEETRDATEKQLRDWKEASGVWRGLMYIYVYSYIHIYTHKYIYIYI, encoded by the exons CAACAGGGCGGGACGAGGAAGCtcagcaaagaggagagagagaaattacgtcGATTAGAacaagagagacgacagagagaagcagaggaggccaa gatccgcgaggccgaggaggaggaggcccggaAGCAGAAGGAGGCGCAGGAGGCGGCGCGGCGGGAGGAGCAGCGGCGGGAGCAGAAGCGCCAGAGGAAGGAGCAGCTGCGAACCACGGGGGCTCTGCTGCAGGAGCTCGACCAGACGATGGAGCTCACCAGGGACAGgatcatggaggaggaggag TGGGAGCGAATGATGCGATGCGACGGCCTGCCTGACCCGACCAGCGTGCCCGAGATGAACCGATACCTGAGCCTGTGGCAAGCCGACCCCGCCTCCGCCACGCTCGAGGGCGCCCTCGCCAAGACCGACCAGGTCATACAC GTAATATCAGAGCTGGAGAATGTCATGGAGGAGACGAGGGACGCGACGGAGAAGCAGCTCAGGGACTGGAAGGAGGCAAGTGGCGTCTGGAGgggccttatgtatatatatgtatattcatatatacatatatatacacacaaatatatatatatatatatataa